A DNA window from Armatimonadota bacterium contains the following coding sequences:
- the rpsH gene encoding 30S ribosomal protein S8 yields the protein MTDPIADMLTRIRNANSARHEHVDIPASRLKMEIARILKDEGFIADWRFIERGPQGLLRITLRYGPRKEPVLSGLRRASRPGLRLYTTRREIPRIRGGMGVAILSTSRGVMTDRQARRVGVGGEVLCYVW from the coding sequence ATCACCGATCCGATTGCGGACATGCTGACGCGGATCCGGAACGCCAACAGCGCGCGACATGAGCACGTGGACATTCCGGCCAGCAGGCTGAAGATGGAGATTGCGCGCATCCTCAAGGACGAGGGCTTCATCGCGGACTGGCGGTTCATTGAGCGCGGGCCGCAGGGATTGCTGCGGATCACCCTGCGCTACGGGCCACGCAAGGAGCCGGTCCTGTCGGGGCTCCGGCGGGCCAGCCGGCCGGGCCTCCGCCTGTACACGACGCGCCGCGAGATCCCGCGCATCCGGGGCGGGATGGGCGTGGCCATCCTGAGCACCTCCCGCGGGGTCATGACCGACCGCCAGGCCCGGCGCGTCGGGGTCGGCGGTGAGGTGCTGTGCTACGTCTGGTAG
- the rpsS gene encoding 30S ribosomal protein S19 has product MGRSTKKGPFVDLHLLRKVQELNKTRERRVIKTWSRRSTILPEMVGHTIAVYDGRRHIPVYITEQMVGHKLGEFAPTRTFKGHGTRVAAERTTGVAVPAGGPAPAGGTPPAAQS; this is encoded by the coding sequence ATGGGTCGCTCGACAAAGAAAGGGCCCTTCGTGGACCTGCACCTGCTCCGGAAGGTGCAGGAACTGAACAAGACGCGCGAGCGGCGGGTGATCAAGACCTGGTCGCGGCGCAGTACGATCCTCCCCGAGATGGTCGGGCACACCATCGCCGTGTACGACGGCCGACGGCACATCCCGGTGTACATCACGGAGCAGATGGTGGGGCACAAACTGGGGGAGTTTGCGCCGACCCGCACCTTCAAGGGTCACGGCACGCGGGTCGCCGCCGAGCGCACGACGGGCGTGGCCGTGCCGGCCGGGGGACCGGCTCCGGCGGGCGGGACGCCTCCCGCCGCCCAGAGCTGA
- the rplC gene encoding 50S ribosomal protein L3 has translation MTAIMGRKLGMTQVFDDRGNIVPVTVVEAGPCVVTQIRTPERDGYRAVQLGFEPVSERRVTRAMKGHFARAKVAPRRVLREFPVEEDETFTVGQEVTVGAFDRGDIVDVVGTTKGRGFSGAMKRHNFRGQRDTHGVSLMHRAVGSLGISDVGRVWPGKRMPGRYGGERVSVRGLQVVGVDASRNLLLLKGALPGPRGGLVLIRRRTPARTKR, from the coding sequence ATGACGGCGATTATGGGACGGAAACTGGGCATGACCCAGGTCTTCGACGACCGGGGGAACATCGTGCCGGTGACGGTGGTGGAAGCGGGCCCCTGCGTGGTGACGCAGATCCGCACCCCCGAGCGCGACGGCTACCGCGCCGTGCAGCTCGGCTTCGAACCGGTGAGCGAGCGCCGGGTGACCAGGGCCATGAAGGGCCACTTCGCCCGGGCGAAGGTCGCCCCGCGCCGGGTGTTGCGCGAGTTCCCGGTGGAGGAGGACGAGACCTTCACCGTGGGTCAGGAAGTGACCGTCGGTGCCTTTGACCGGGGCGACATCGTGGATGTGGTCGGCACGACGAAGGGACGCGGGTTCAGCGGCGCGATGAAGCGCCACAACTTCCGCGGACAGCGCGACACCCACGGCGTCTCGCTCATGCACCGCGCGGTGGGGTCGCTCGGCATCTCGGACGTGGGACGGGTCTGGCCCGGGAAGCGGATGCCCGGACGCTACGGCGGCGAGCGGGTCAGCGTGCGCGGACTGCAGGTCGTCGGGGTGGACGCCTCTCGGAATCTGCTCCTGTTGAAGGGCGCCCTCCCCGGCCCCCGCGGCGGCCTGGTCCTCATCCGCCGGCGGACGCCGGCCAGGACCAAGAGGTGA
- the rplN gene encoding 50S ribosomal protein L14 translates to MIQNYTRLRVADNTGAREIMCIRVLGGSNRRYAGVGDVIVATVKQATPNSPIKQGEVVRAVVVRQTRPLRRPDGSYIRFDDNAAVILTDAQNPRGTRIFGPVARELREKQFMKIISLAPEVL, encoded by the coding sequence ATGATTCAGAACTATACGCGATTACGGGTGGCGGACAACACCGGCGCCCGAGAGATCATGTGCATCCGGGTGCTCGGCGGCAGCAACCGCCGCTACGCCGGGGTGGGCGACGTCATCGTGGCCACGGTGAAGCAGGCCACCCCCAACAGCCCCATCAAGCAGGGCGAGGTGGTGCGCGCCGTGGTCGTGCGGCAGACCCGTCCCCTGCGCCGGCCCGACGGCTCCTACATCCGGTTCGACGACAATGCGGCGGTGATCCTGACCGACGCCCAGAACCCGCGGGGCACGCGCATCTTCGGCCCGGTGGCCCGGGAACTGCGCGAGAAACAGTTCATGAAGATCATCTCCCTGGCCCCGGAGGTGCTGTGA
- the rpsE gene encoding 30S ribosomal protein S5, which produces MPVKRVDPATVNLTVEKAVWINRVAKVTRGAKRFNFAALVVVGDEQGHVGVGLGKAAEVPDAIRKAVEDAKKGLIEVPLRGTTIPHEALGVYGASRVLLRPATEGTGVIAGGSARAVLEAAGIKDILTKSLGSRNPINQARAVLEALQQLRQPEEVARVRNKPVEEVMAFRR; this is translated from the coding sequence ATGCCGGTCAAGAGAGTGGATCCCGCCACGGTCAACCTCACCGTGGAGAAGGCGGTGTGGATCAACCGGGTGGCCAAGGTGACCCGGGGCGCCAAGCGCTTCAACTTCGCCGCCCTGGTCGTCGTGGGGGACGAACAGGGCCACGTGGGCGTGGGACTGGGCAAGGCGGCGGAGGTGCCGGACGCGATCCGCAAGGCCGTGGAGGACGCGAAGAAAGGGCTGATCGAGGTGCCCCTGCGCGGGACGACCATCCCCCACGAGGCGCTGGGGGTCTACGGAGCCTCCCGCGTCCTGCTGCGCCCGGCCACAGAAGGGACGGGCGTCATCGCCGGCGGATCGGCGCGCGCCGTCCTGGAGGCGGCCGGAATCAAGGACATCCTGACCAAGTCCCTGGGCTCGCGCAACCCGATCAATCAGGCCCGGGCCGTGCTTGAAGCACTGCAGCAGTTGCGGCAACCTGAAGAGGTGGCGAGGGTGCGCAACAAGCCGGTGGAAGAGGTCATGGCGTTTCGGAGATAG
- the rplW gene encoding 50S ribosomal protein L23, with amino-acid sequence MSLEARAVIRRPILTEKSMRGSQIGKYTFEVADDASKSTIKDAVERLFAVTVTKVNTVRVPGRLKRRGAHTYRVGGYKKAIVTLAPGEKIDLETLT; translated from the coding sequence GTGAGCCTGGAGGCGCGGGCCGTGATCCGGCGGCCGATCCTGACCGAGAAGAGCATGCGCGGTTCTCAGATCGGCAAGTACACTTTCGAAGTGGCCGATGACGCCAGTAAGAGCACCATCAAAGACGCCGTAGAGCGGTTGTTCGCGGTGACGGTGACCAAGGTGAACACCGTGCGCGTCCCGGGGCGCCTGAAGCGGCGCGGGGCGCATACCTATCGGGTCGGCGGATACAAGAAGGCCATCGTCACGCTGGCGCCGGGGGAGAAGATCGACCTGGAAACCCTGACCTAA
- the rplR gene encoding 50S ribosomal protein L18, whose translation MLKPVDRKALRRRRHLRIRQKVVGRPERPRLSVFRSLRHIQAQIIDDTRGVTLAAASTLDPEIREAVRGRKKSEAAGVVGELIARRALERGIRQVVFDRGGYLYHGRIRALAEGARKAGLQF comes from the coding sequence ATGCTCAAGCCAGTGGACCGCAAGGCGCTGCGTCGGCGGCGCCACCTGCGCATCCGACAGAAGGTGGTGGGCCGGCCGGAGCGTCCGCGGCTGTCGGTGTTCCGCAGCCTCAGACACATCCAGGCGCAGATCATCGACGACACGCGGGGCGTGACACTGGCCGCGGCGTCGACGCTGGACCCGGAGATCCGGGAGGCCGTCCGCGGCCGGAAGAAGTCCGAGGCGGCCGGCGTGGTCGGCGAACTGATCGCCAGGCGGGCGCTGGAGCGCGGAATCCGACAGGTGGTGTTCGACCGGGGCGGCTACCTGTATCACGGCCGGATCAGGGCGCTGGCCGAAGGGGCCCGGAAGGCCGGGCTGCAGTTCTGA
- the rpsQ gene encoding 30S ribosomal protein S17, producing the protein MADGRAKRKTRVGIVVSDKMDKTVVVRVETLRQHVTYGKTVRHVRKFKAHNEGNQARAGDRVLIMETRPLSREKRWRVVQVLEKAR; encoded by the coding sequence ATGGCGGACGGGCGGGCAAAGCGCAAGACCCGGGTGGGTATCGTGGTCAGCGACAAGATGGACAAGACGGTCGTGGTGCGGGTGGAGACCCTGCGCCAGCACGTCACCTACGGCAAGACGGTGCGGCACGTCCGCAAGTTCAAGGCCCACAACGAGGGCAATCAGGCCCGCGCGGGGGATCGGGTGCTGATCATGGAGACGCGGCCGCTGTCGCGGGAGAAGCGGTGGCGCGTCGTCCAGGTGTTGGAGAAGGCGAGATGA
- a CDS encoding type Z 30S ribosomal protein S14 has product MAKKALLNKWKREPKFKVRRYSRCQRCGRPRAVFRKFGLCRICLRQLAHRGEIPGLVKASW; this is encoded by the coding sequence GTGGCCAAGAAGGCGTTGTTGAACAAGTGGAAGCGTGAACCGAAGTTCAAGGTGCGCCGCTACAGCCGCTGTCAGCGGTGCGGGCGGCCGCGCGCCGTGTTCCGCAAATTCGGGCTGTGCCGGATCTGTCTGCGACAACTGGCCCACCGCGGCGAGATCCCCGGCCTGGTCAAGGCCAGCTGGTAG
- the rplX gene encoding 50S ribosomal protein L24 yields the protein MAVVAGRQPVHVRKGDTVEVIGGKHRGKRGKVLKVLTKDGTVIVEGVNLVKRHTKPTQKLPQGGIVEKEAPLHASRVMLVCPKCGKAARMAHGYLADGTKIRVCKHCGEQVEK from the coding sequence ATGGCGGTGGTAGCGGGCCGGCAGCCGGTCCACGTGAGGAAGGGCGACACCGTGGAGGTCATCGGCGGCAAGCACCGCGGCAAGCGGGGGAAGGTCCTCAAGGTCCTGACCAAGGACGGGACGGTGATCGTCGAAGGAGTCAACCTCGTCAAGCGGCACACCAAGCCGACCCAGAAGCTGCCTCAGGGCGGTATCGTGGAGAAGGAAGCTCCGCTGCACGCCAGTCGGGTCATGCTGGTGTGCCCGAAGTGCGGGAAAGCCGCGCGTATGGCCCACGGCTACCTTGCCGACGGTACGAAGATCCGCGTCTGCAAGCACTGCGGAGAACAGGTAGAGAAGTAG
- the rplP gene encoding 50S ribosomal protein L16: MLMPKRTKYRKAHRGRMTGRRLAGTTIAFGEYGLQALEPAWLTSQQIEAARRAIMHFIKRGGKLWIRIFPDKPVTKKPAETRMGSGKGNPELWVAVVRPGRVLFELGGVPPAAARQAFLLAAHKLPIKTKFVQREEVAV; the protein is encoded by the coding sequence ATGTTGATGCCTAAGCGCACCAAGTACCGCAAGGCGCACCGCGGTCGGATGACGGGCCGCCGCCTCGCCGGCACGACCATCGCCTTCGGCGAGTACGGGTTGCAGGCGCTGGAGCCGGCCTGGCTGACCAGCCAGCAGATCGAGGCGGCCCGCCGCGCGATCATGCACTTCATCAAGCGCGGCGGCAAGCTGTGGATCCGCATCTTCCCGGACAAGCCGGTGACCAAGAAGCCGGCGGAGACGCGCATGGGCAGCGGCAAGGGCAACCCCGAGCTGTGGGTGGCCGTGGTGCGGCCCGGCCGGGTGCTCTTCGAACTGGGGGGTGTGCCGCCGGCGGCGGCGCGCCAGGCGTTCCTGCTGGCGGCGCACAAACTGCCCATCAAGACCAAGTTCGTCCAGCGCGAGGAGGTGGCGGTGTAG
- the rplD gene encoding 50S ribosomal protein L4, which produces MSGVAQAQVFDQHGQDRGTVELPAAVFGVRPHRAVMHEALVAQLAGRRTGTHSTKTRGEVAGSTRKIYRQKGTGRARHGSRKAPIFRGGGIIFGPQPRDYTQGTPRRVRRLAIRSALSSKAAEGRIVVVEPLPLDAPKTRSVADLLNRLPVAGRTLLVTATPDPTLVRSAANLPGVQVADAASLNLHDVLAADYLVLTRPAVDRVAEVFAP; this is translated from the coding sequence GTGAGCGGCGTGGCGCAGGCGCAGGTCTTCGACCAGCACGGCCAGGATCGGGGGACGGTGGAGTTGCCGGCGGCGGTCTTTGGGGTCCGCCCGCACCGGGCGGTGATGCATGAGGCGCTCGTGGCGCAGCTCGCCGGACGGCGGACGGGAACGCACTCCACAAAGACCCGCGGCGAGGTGGCCGGGAGTACCCGCAAGATCTACCGGCAGAAGGGCACGGGGCGCGCCCGCCACGGCAGCCGCAAAGCGCCCATCTTCAGAGGCGGAGGCATTATCTTCGGCCCCCAGCCCCGGGACTACACCCAGGGGACGCCGAGAAGGGTCCGCCGCCTGGCCATCCGCTCCGCCCTGTCCAGCAAGGCCGCCGAGGGCAGGATCGTGGTCGTCGAGCCGCTGCCGCTCGACGCGCCCAAGACCCGCAGCGTCGCCGACCTGCTCAACCGGCTGCCCGTGGCCGGCAGGACGCTGCTGGTGACGGCCACGCCGGATCCGACCCTGGTCCGCTCCGCGGCCAACCTTCCGGGCGTGCAGGTGGCGGATGCGGCCAGTCTCAACCTGCACGACGTCCTGGCCGCGGACTACCTGGTGTTGACCCGGCCGGCGGTGGACCGGGTGGCGGAGGTGTTTGCGCCGTGA
- the rpmC gene encoding 50S ribosomal protein L29 produces the protein MDASALRELGVDDLLRKLDEAQKELFNLRMRVAGQQPNTTKIRELRRQVARLKTVLAEKGVRT, from the coding sequence GTGGACGCATCCGCCCTGCGGGAGCTGGGCGTCGACGACCTCCTGCGGAAACTGGACGAGGCCCAGAAGGAACTCTTCAACCTCCGGATGCGCGTGGCCGGACAGCAGCCGAACACGACGAAGATCCGGGAGTTGCGCCGGCAGGTGGCCCGGCTCAAGACGGTCCTGGCGGAGAAAGGCGTGAGGACGTGA
- the secY gene encoding preprotein translocase subunit SecY, protein MLAGLVNAFHAGDLRKRVLFTAVMLALFRLGAHLPVPGVDVAAVERFFRQQGTIFSFLDLFVGGALSNFAIFALGVFPYITASIIMSLMQVIFPSLKEMAQEEGEAGRRRIGMYTRYLTVALAVLQGVAQTSVIRSMGALPDARPLTLGMIVVTLVAGTMLLTWMGEIMTEYGVGNGVSLIIFGGIVARLPDQTARTLALVGVGEVKWYQFLLDVLVVLGSVVAVVAVTQAVRKIPVQYAKRVVGRRVYGGQSTHLPLRLIQAGVIPIIFAVSVLQFPQTIAQFVRYEPIRRIGETILPGRPLGDLLYFVLIILFTYFYTAVSFDPNDVSENIKKYGGFIPGIRPGKPTTEYLSRVVERLTLVGALVLAVIAVAPIYLARGTGVLTFYLAGTSLLIVVGVALETMKQIEAYVLMRHYEGFMR, encoded by the coding sequence ATGCTCGCCGGGCTGGTCAACGCCTTCCACGCGGGGGATCTGCGCAAGCGGGTCCTCTTTACCGCGGTGATGCTGGCGCTCTTCCGCCTGGGGGCGCACCTCCCCGTGCCCGGGGTGGACGTGGCCGCGGTGGAGCGCTTCTTCCGCCAGCAGGGGACCATCTTTAGCTTCCTGGACCTGTTCGTCGGCGGGGCGCTCAGCAACTTCGCCATCTTCGCCCTCGGCGTCTTTCCCTACATCACCGCCTCGATCATCATGAGTCTGATGCAGGTCATCTTCCCCTCCCTCAAGGAGATGGCGCAGGAGGAGGGGGAAGCCGGGCGGCGGCGGATCGGCATGTACACCCGTTACCTCACCGTGGCCCTGGCCGTCCTGCAGGGCGTGGCTCAGACCAGCGTGATCCGCAGCATGGGCGCCCTCCCCGACGCGCGCCCGCTGACCCTGGGCATGATCGTGGTCACGCTCGTGGCCGGGACGATGCTGCTGACCTGGATGGGCGAGATCATGACGGAGTACGGGGTGGGCAACGGCGTCTCGCTCATCATCTTCGGCGGGATCGTGGCCCGGCTGCCCGACCAGACGGCGCGCACCCTGGCCCTGGTCGGCGTGGGCGAGGTCAAGTGGTACCAGTTCCTGCTCGATGTGCTCGTCGTGCTGGGCAGCGTGGTGGCCGTGGTGGCCGTGACCCAGGCCGTCAGGAAGATTCCGGTGCAGTACGCCAAGCGGGTGGTCGGCCGGCGGGTCTACGGGGGGCAGTCCACGCACCTCCCCCTGCGCCTCATCCAGGCCGGCGTCATCCCCATCATCTTTGCCGTCTCGGTCCTGCAGTTTCCCCAGACCATCGCCCAGTTCGTGCGGTACGAGCCGATCCGGCGGATCGGCGAGACCATCCTCCCGGGCCGGCCGCTGGGAGACCTGCTGTACTTCGTCCTGATCATCCTGTTCACGTACTTCTACACCGCGGTGTCCTTCGATCCGAACGACGTTTCGGAGAACATCAAGAAGTACGGCGGCTTCATCCCCGGCATCCGGCCCGGCAAGCCGACCACGGAGTACCTCTCCCGGGTGGTGGAGCGTCTCACCCTGGTGGGCGCCCTGGTGCTCGCCGTCATCGCCGTGGCTCCCATCTACCTGGCCCGCGGCACGGGGGTACTGACCTTCTACCTGGCCGGCACATCGCTGCTCATCGTGGTCGGCGTGGCCCTGGAGACGATGAAGCAGATCGAAGCCTACGTGCTCATGCGGCACTATGAAGGGTTCATGCGGTGA
- the rplV gene encoding 50S ribosomal protein L22, whose protein sequence is MEAKAVARYVRISPFKVQRVVEAIRGRPVREAQALLAHMPSPTAQVVAKVLNSAVANAENNLELDRDRLVVARAFVDRGPSAKRLQPRARGRADVITKRSSHVTVVVAEKGR, encoded by the coding sequence ATGGAAGCGAAAGCTGTGGCCCGGTACGTGCGGATCTCGCCCTTCAAGGTGCAGCGGGTCGTCGAGGCGATTCGCGGGCGCCCGGTGCGCGAAGCCCAGGCCCTGCTGGCGCACATGCCCAGCCCGACCGCGCAGGTCGTGGCCAAAGTGCTGAATTCGGCCGTGGCCAACGCCGAGAACAACCTGGAGCTGGACCGCGACCGGCTGGTCGTGGCGCGGGCGTTTGTGGACCGCGGTCCGTCGGCCAAACGGCTCCAGCCGCGGGCGCGCGGACGCGCCGACGTCATCACGAAACGCAGCAGCCACGTCACCGTGGTCGTGGCGGAGAAAGGACGATAG
- the rplO gene encoding 50S ribosomal protein L15, with protein sequence MKISDLKPARGSRRPARRVGRGLGSGRGVYSGRGRKGQQARSGRPPRPGFEGGQTPLSKRLPFRRGVRAGGAVHTGGKPRVRYTPVNLRDLNRFPANAEVTPQTLRDAGVVRGSAPVKILGDGTVDRALVVKAQAFSRSAADAIRRAGGRIEVIP encoded by the coding sequence ATGAAGATCTCGGATCTCAAGCCAGCGCGTGGTTCCCGCCGTCCCGCGCGTCGCGTGGGGCGCGGACTGGGGTCGGGGCGCGGGGTGTACAGCGGCCGCGGCCGGAAGGGCCAGCAGGCGCGGTCGGGCCGGCCGCCCCGCCCGGGATTTGAAGGGGGCCAGACTCCGCTCAGCAAGCGCCTGCCGTTCCGCCGCGGGGTGCGCGCCGGCGGCGCCGTGCACACGGGAGGGAAGCCCCGGGTGCGATACACGCCGGTGAACCTGCGGGACCTGAACCGGTTTCCGGCCAACGCCGAGGTGACCCCGCAGACCCTGCGGGACGCCGGGGTGGTGCGGGGATCGGCGCCGGTGAAGATCCTCGGCGACGGCACGGTTGACCGCGCCCTGGTGGTCAAGGCGCAGGCCTTCAGCCGGTCGGCGGCGGACGCCATCCGCCGCGCCGGCGGCCGGATCGAGGTGATCCCCTAA
- the rplE gene encoding 50S ribosomal protein L5: MRTHPVRLRERYRTEVVPRLRERFGYRNIMEVPRLEKVVINMRVGDATTDTRFVDKAVEELTLIAGQRPAVARARVSIAAFKLRRGMPIAARVTLRGDRMYEFVDKLFNVALPRIKDFKGISARQFDGRGNLNIGVREQLIFPEIDYDRVEKIRGMDITLVTTARTDEEAQELLRLLGLPLREAAPEPVGTRR; encoded by the coding sequence CTGCGCACCCATCCCGTCCGCCTGCGCGAGCGGTACCGCACAGAGGTCGTTCCGCGGCTGCGGGAGCGATTCGGCTACCGGAACATCATGGAGGTCCCGCGGCTGGAGAAGGTCGTGATCAACATGCGGGTCGGCGACGCCACCACCGATACCCGGTTTGTGGACAAGGCGGTGGAGGAGCTGACCCTGATCGCCGGCCAGCGCCCGGCCGTGGCCCGGGCCCGCGTCTCCATCGCGGCCTTCAAACTGCGTCGCGGCATGCCCATCGCCGCGCGGGTGACCCTGCGCGGGGACCGGATGTACGAGTTCGTGGACAAGCTGTTCAACGTGGCCCTGCCCCGCATCAAGGACTTCAAGGGGATCAGTGCCCGACAGTTCGACGGCCGCGGCAACCTGAACATCGGCGTCCGGGAGCAGCTCATCTTTCCCGAGATCGACTACGACCGGGTGGAGAAGATCCGCGGGATGGACATCACCCTGGTCACGACGGCGCGCACCGACGAGGAGGCGCAGGAACTGCTGCGGTTGCTGGGGCTGCCGCTGCGCGAGGCGGCGCCGGAACCTGTCGGGACGCGTCGGTGA
- the rpsJ gene encoding 30S ribosomal protein S10 translates to MAQKIRIKLKAFDHKVLDQSAERIVDTVRRTGARVSGPVPLPTDRNLFCVIRSPHIDKESMEHFELRTHKRLIDILEPTQKTVDALSHLDLPAGVDIEIKL, encoded by the coding sequence CGGATCAAGCTGAAGGCGTTCGACCACAAGGTGCTCGACCAGTCCGCGGAGCGCATCGTGGACACCGTGCGGCGTACAGGGGCGCGGGTGAGCGGTCCCGTGCCGCTGCCGACGGACCGGAACCTCTTCTGCGTGATCCGCTCGCCCCACATCGACAAGGAGTCCATGGAGCACTTCGAGCTGCGCACCCACAAGCGGCTGATTGACATCCTGGAGCCGACGCAGAAGACGGTGGACGCCCTCAGCCACCTGGATCTCCCGGCGGGTGTGGACATCGAGATCAAGCTGTAG
- the rplB gene encoding 50S ribosomal protein L2, with product MGLKKFKPVTPGRRFMTVQTFEELSKKEPEDRLVVALRRSGGRNAQGRITARHRGGGSKRLYRLVDFKRDKDGVAARVTAIEYDPNRSANLALLQYQDGERRYILAPVGLQVGDAVQSGPDAEIRPGNALPLRAIPVGTLVHNVELYPHRGGQMVRAAGAAAQVLAKEGDFAHLRLPSGEVRLVSLDCRATVGQVANLDWDAASGGKAGRSRWRGRRPRVRGVAMDPSSHPHGGGEGRSPIGMPGPVTPWGKPTLGYKTRKPKRSDALIVKRRK from the coding sequence GTGGGACTGAAGAAGTTCAAGCCGGTGACGCCGGGACGGCGGTTCATGACCGTCCAGACGTTCGAGGAGTTGTCCAAGAAAGAGCCGGAGGACCGGCTTGTTGTCGCGTTGCGCCGGTCGGGCGGACGGAACGCGCAGGGTCGGATCACCGCACGCCATCGAGGCGGCGGCAGCAAGCGGCTCTACCGCCTGGTGGACTTCAAACGCGACAAGGACGGTGTGGCGGCCCGGGTGACGGCGATCGAGTATGATCCCAACCGTTCCGCCAACCTGGCCCTCCTGCAGTACCAGGACGGCGAGCGGCGCTACATCCTGGCGCCGGTCGGCCTGCAGGTGGGGGATGCCGTGCAGTCGGGTCCCGATGCGGAGATCCGGCCGGGGAACGCCCTTCCGCTGCGGGCCATCCCCGTCGGCACCCTGGTGCACAACGTCGAGCTGTACCCGCACCGCGGCGGCCAGATGGTGCGCGCCGCCGGCGCGGCGGCCCAGGTCCTGGCCAAGGAGGGCGACTTTGCGCACCTGCGCCTGCCGTCGGGCGAGGTCCGGCTGGTGAGCCTGGACTGCCGGGCCACGGTCGGTCAGGTGGCCAACCTGGATTGGGACGCCGCATCTGGCGGCAAGGCCGGTCGCAGCCGCTGGCGCGGCCGCCGGCCCAGGGTGCGGGGCGTCGCCATGGATCCGAGCAGCCACCCCCACGGCGGTGGGGAGGGCCGATCCCCCATCGGGATGCCGGGACCGGTGACCCCCTGGGGCAAACCCACGCTGGGCTACAAGACACGGAAGCCCAAGCGCAGCGATGCCTTGATCGTGAAGCGGAGGAAGTAG
- the rplF gene encoding 50S ribosomal protein L6 codes for MSRVGRSPIPIPKGVQVQIQGRTVEVRGPKGALARELPPEMSVELSNGMLLVRRPTDQERHRALHGLTRALLANMIRGVTEGFKVELEIQGVGYRAAKQGNALSLQVGYSHPVEIIPEPGISFEVPQPNRITVSGIDKERVGQVAARIRAVREPDPYKGKGIRYLGERIRLKPGKAGRTVGGAAKA; via the coding sequence ATGTCGCGCGTAGGCCGATCGCCCATCCCGATCCCGAAGGGGGTTCAGGTCCAGATCCAGGGACGGACCGTCGAGGTCCGCGGCCCGAAGGGAGCCCTGGCGCGGGAACTGCCGCCCGAGATGTCGGTGGAGCTGTCGAACGGGATGCTGCTGGTGCGCCGGCCTACCGACCAGGAGCGGCACCGGGCGCTGCACGGGCTCACCCGGGCGTTGCTGGCCAACATGATTCGCGGGGTGACCGAGGGGTTCAAAGTGGAACTGGAGATCCAGGGCGTCGGCTACCGAGCCGCCAAGCAGGGGAATGCGCTCTCCCTGCAGGTCGGGTACTCCCATCCCGTCGAGATCATCCCCGAGCCGGGGATCAGTTTTGAGGTGCCCCAGCCCAACCGCATCACGGTCAGCGGCATCGACAAGGAACGGGTGGGCCAGGTGGCCGCCCGGATCCGGGCGGTCCGGGAGCCGGACCCCTACAAAGGGAAGGGGATCCGCTATCTCGGAGAGCGGATCCGGCTCAAGCCGGGCAAGGCCGGCCGGACCGTAGGCGGGGCGGCGAAGGCGTAG